A genomic segment from Glycine soja cultivar W05 chromosome 20, ASM419377v2, whole genome shotgun sequence encodes:
- the LOC114401634 gene encoding uncharacterized protein LOC114401634 — MREVGAVDGGVSVTEVDLLGRQVISEYVGGQVVHKLEEKERKVNKLVEEFFHINTKRLATLSCSRHGWRWWKRDHHRRSTRGHRFDPFTFTFFHPMNAKSPGVKAPYLQGPFSINKLHFPFLLIHF, encoded by the exons ATGAGAGAGGTGGGAGCCGTTGATGGTGGCGTTAGTGTGACTGAGGTTGATCTTCTAGGGAGGCAAGTGATATCGGAGTACGTTGGTGGACAG GTTGTTCACAAACtagaggaaaaagaaaggaaagttaATAAGTTGGTTGAG GAATTTTTTCATATCAATACCAAAAGGCTCGCCACCTTGTCTTGTTCAAGACATGGCTGGAGGTGGTGGAAGCGGGATCACCATAGGCGAAGCACACGAGGCCATCGTTTTGAcccttttacttttactttcttTCATCCAATGAATGCAAAATCACCAGGTGTTAAGGCGCCGTATCTTCAGGGACCATTTTCTATCAATAAACTccattttcctttccttttaattcatttttaa